TGGGCTTCGCGTGTTGTGAAAATCGGTGAGCAGTATGAAATCCACTGTGTTATAGGCCCTGATGAGTTTCATGAGCATGTCAACAACAATGCCTATACCAATTTTATTGTCAAATGGCATCTGCGTCTTGCTGCGATGCTCTACAAGTATATGGTACGCAATGACGCAGGGATGCTCAGGAACATTTCGTCGAAGATAGAGCTGGCGGGTGAGGAGGTGGACTCCTGGATGGATATCAGCCGCAATCTCAAGCTCTCCTATAACGCTGAAACAAAGATCTATGAACAGTTTGATGGTTACTTTTCACTCAGGGATTATGTAATCACCGCATTTGACCGCAAGGGTCATCCGGTGCTTCCCCGGGGCGTACATTACCGCAATATTCAGTCAACAAGACTTATCAAGCAGGCTGACGTCATGAGCATGATGCTGCTCTTTCCTCATGCATTCAGCGATGAGGATAAAATGGCCAATTATGACTATTACGAGCGGCGTACCGTGCATAAATCCTCTCTGAGTCACTGTATTCATGCCATGATGGGTCTTACTACCGGCAGGCGAACACGCGCTTACAGCTATTTTATGAAGACCGCTCTCTTCGATCTTGAAAACCTCCATGAGAACAGTGCGCTCGGCATTCATGCTGCTGCGGTTGGTGGTACCTGGCAGACGGCAATCTACGGGTTCGGAGGGTTTTCGATAAAGTCCGATCGCCTGGTGCTCAAACCGTGGCTTCCGAAAAAATGGGAAAGCCTTTCGTTTAATGTACGATGGGGAGAGCGGGCGGTTGACGTTACGGTTTATCATGACAGGGTAGAGGTCATGATCCGTTCCGAAGAAGAGACGACAGTCCCTTTGAGCCTCTACAGGAAAACCTACAAAATAGAGGTTAACCGGTTGACCGTGCTCCCTTATTGCTCTTCCTGAAAGAGCGGTGGATCACGCTGAATCGTTTATACCCGTCGACTCTCTGCAGGATGAAGGAGAGAGCGGCTGAGATACCGAAAAAATTGCTATTTTCATCTTCACAAGCTCCCCGGCAGGCGGAGCTCTCTGTCCGCTCTTTTCCCTGGCTATCAATCAAACCCTGAAGGTTTTTATCGTTATGGATTTTGTTCATTTGCATGCTCATACGCACTATTCAATGCAGAGCAGTCCGATTTTTCCGGGTGAACTTTTTTCCGCAGCGTCAGGGTTCGGTATGAAGAGTGTCGCGGTTACTGATTATTGCGCTATTTTCAATATGCCGGAGCTTTTCTATGAAGCAAAAAATGCCGGTATCAAGCTTATTATCGGCAGTGAACTCCTCCTGCTTGAATCCGATACACACCAGCACAGCCGCACCCCCACGTCACCCTCCCTTGTGCTTCTTGTCCAGAACGATACCGGCTATCGCAATCTCTGTATTCTGCTCTCACGGGCGGCAAAAGACGGCTTTGTCAACGGTATGCCGCATATTGAGAGCCGTCTGCTTGAACAGTATCATGACGGGCTGGTCTGTTTATCCGCTTACAGTTCGGGACGTATAGGTCGAGCTCTGCTGGCCGGTGCGATTGATGAAGCGGAAACATTTGCAGCCTACTACCAGGAGATTTTCGGTGATAACTTCTATCTCGAATTGCAGCAACACCAGGCACCGTTTGATGAAAAGCTCAACCGGGACACCATAGCGCTTGCTGAAAAATTATCGATTGAACTTGTTGCCACCAACAATGTTCACTATCTCGAAAGAAAGGATGCCGGCTGTTACCGGGCGATGGTTGCCAACCGAACCAAGGAGAAGCTCTCCAGTCAGAACCTCCAGGCACTGGCCGGTTCTGATCACTATCTGAAGTCATCAGATGAGATGAGCCGTCTTTTCAGTGATGAGCATCGTGAGCTAAGCAACTCACTGCTGATTGCAGAAAAGTGTACCTACACCTTCTGCCAGAAAGAGCCGGTGCTGCCGCATTTTCCTTTGCCGGAGGGGTTTCATGACGAGTTTGCCTATCTCAGCCATCTGACATGGGAGGGTGCAAAGGAGAAATATGCTGATTCGGAAGCCGAAGGTATTTCAAAGGAGGAGGTGAAGTCGCGCATAGAGCTTGAACTTGGCGTGATTGAGAAAATGGGGTTCAGCTCCTACTTTCTCATAGTCAGTGACCTGATTGCAGCTTCCCGTACCCTCGGCTATTCGGTAGGGCCAGGACGCGGATCAGCTGCAGGAAGTATTGTGGCTTACCTTACCGGTATTACAAGGATTGATCCTCTTCGGTACAAGCTGCTTTTTGAGCGGTTTCTGAATCCTGAACGCTCGTCGATGCCCGATATCGATATTGACTTTACTCCGGTGGGCAAGCAGAAGGTTCTTGAATACACCGTTGAAAAATATGGTACCGAGAGTGTTGCCAAAGTGATTGCGATCGGGACGCTCGGAGCCAAAGCGGCGATACGTGATGCAGGCAGGGTGCTGGAGGTTCCGCTTCCACTGGTAGACAAGCTGGCGAAACTTGTTCCGACCAAGCCGGGCATTACGCTTGAAAAGGCGTTGCATGAAAGCAATGAGCTGAAGCAGTTTTCTGAAAGTTCACCCGAAATCCGGGAGCTTGTACGCTATGCCCGTGCTCTTGAGGGCAGAGCCCGCAACGTCTCCATGCATGCCGGGGCGGTTGTTATTACTTCCGGTCCTCTCGAAGAGCAGGTTCCTCTCTATGTTTCCAACAAGATCGAAACCGAGGTTCGCAAATTCGCTGATGAGATTGATCTTGACGAACCCGCTCCTGGCAGCATGAAGGGTTCCGACGGTGTTGACGAAAAGCAGCTCGTTACGCAGTTCGACAAGAACTGGATCGAAACGGCTGGACTGCTCAAGATTGACTATCTCGGCCTCGAAACCCTTGCCGTTATTGATGAAACGCTTCGCATGATCAAGCGGCGTTACGATCTTGATATTGAGCTTGAGAAAGTTCCCATGAACGATCGCAAGACGTTCAAGATTTTCCAGGAAGGGAAGATGGCCGGCATTTTCCAGTTTGAGTCATCGGGAATGCAGAGCTATATGACCCGACTGCAGCCAACCCAGATCGGTGATATCATAGCCATGAGTGCCCTCTACCGGCCGGGTGCACTTAACGCACGGATCGATGAGAAGCGTAATGCTGTCGATCTTTTTGTTGACCGCAAGCATGGGCGCGAAGCGATTGACTACATGCACCCGATGCTTGAAGAGATTCTCAAGGAGACCTATGGTGTTATTGTTTACCAGGAGCAGGTGATGCAGATCTCCCAGGTGATGGGAGGATTCTCTCTGGCCAAGGCGGATAATCTCCGCAAGGCTATGGGGAAAAAGATGCCCGAGATCATGGAGAAGTACAAGGCGGATTTTGTTCAGGGAGCGATTGCGCAAGGTGTGCATGATACCCTGGCCACAAGGGTGTTCGAGCTGATGGCCGAGTTTGCCGGATACGGATTCAATAAAAGTCACTCTGCGGCTTACGGGGTTCTGGCATACTGGACCGGGTACTTGAAAGCTCACTACACCATTGAGTTTATGACCGCAGTGCTGAACAGCGAAATTGGCGATACCGAGCGGATGAAACACCTGACCGATGAGGCCAAGAGTTTTGGTATTTCGACCCTGCCGCCTTCGATCAATAAAAGTGATGCCCTGTTTTCTGTTGAAGATTCCGACGATGGCCGCTCATGCTCCATTCGAGTAGGGCTGAGTGCCATCAAACAGGTCGGCGGTGCCGCTCGGGCGGTTGTTACCTCAAAGCTTCGCCGGAAGCGGGACTTTCAGAACCTCTTTGACCTGGCAGCCTCGGTCGATCTTCGGGTCATGAACCGCAAGGCTCTTGAGTGCCTTATCCTTGCCGGTGCCTTTGATGAGATTGACCAGCATCGGGCACGGTTGATTGCCAATGTTGACAAGGCTATCAAGTTCGGCCAGATGCAGAACCGTTCGGTAACGCTTGGCCAGTGCGGCTTTTTTACCGCTGAAGAGGGTGCTCTGCTTGAAGAGGAGCACTATCCTGATATGGATCAGGCCGAACCGATGGCGGAAGCAGAAAAACTGCTGCATGAAAAGAAACTTGTGGGATTTTATCTGAGCCATCATCCCCTTTCACCCTACCGTCGCGACTGGCAGGCTTTTACGACGCTTCAGCTCAATGCAAAGGAGATTATTGCGGCAAAGCAGTACAAGGTTATCGGTGTCATTGTATCGGTAAAGCCCTATCAGGACAGGAAAGGCAAACAGATGCTGTTCGGCACCATTGAGGACTTTACCGGAAAGGCGGATTTTACCGTTTTTGCCAGCGTTTTTGAGCAGTACGGGCATCTGATAAAACCCGAAGAGGTGCTGATGCTGATTGCCGAAGGAGAGGTGAGCGGCGGTATGCTCAAACTGCTTGTCAGGGAGATTGTGCCGATTAAAAAGGTGAGAAACTCCCTTGTTAAAAAAATTGTTCTGAAAATTGATGCCGATGACCAGCTTCAGCTTGAACGTCTTGCGGGAGTAAAAAAAGTATTTGAAGCACATAAAGGGGGCACTCCGGTTGAATTCGAAGTGAATGCGCAGTCGGGAGATAATATTGAGATGATAACGGTTTTTGCCCGCAATACCCCTGTCGAGGCCTCCGAGAGCGCTATTGAACAGCTTGAGAAGATACTTGGACCTGATAATGTCAGGATTTCGGGGTAGAGAAATTTGTTTTTTTTATTACTTTCATCACTTATCGGCTCTCTTGCAGAAACGTTTCAAGTATTACTAATTCAAACCGGTACATAAAACAAAATGAGCGGAAAATATCTTGTAGCAACAGACCAGAATTTCCAGGCCGAGATTCTTGATTCATCGAAAGTGGCTCTTGTTGATTTCTGGGCTGCATGGTGCGGACCATGCATGATGCTTGGCCCGGTTATTGAAGAACTTGCCGGTGATTATGAGGGAAAGGCGGTTATTGCAAAACTCAATGTTGATGAGAACCCTGCCACCGCTGCCAAATATGGCATCAGAAGCATCCCGAGCCTTTTGATCTTCAAGAACGGTCAGGTTGTTGACCAGTTGCTTGGAGCAGTACCGAAAAACCAGATTGCCAAAAAAATAGACGATCAGCTCGTCTGATTTCCTCTGAAGTTCAAGGGAACAGGAAAGCCTCTCTCTCTAACGGGACAGAGGCTTTTTTTATGCAATTATTTCCCGTATTCCGTGACCAGATCAAGCGTGACGTTTTCGAGCAGGCTTTTCCAGTCGCCAAAGCGTTGTTGGCGGTAGAGTCTGGCTGAATTGTACCACGGAG
This DNA window, taken from Candidatus Chlorobium masyuteum, encodes the following:
- a CDS encoding DNA polymerase III subunit alpha codes for the protein MDFVHLHAHTHYSMQSSPIFPGELFSAASGFGMKSVAVTDYCAIFNMPELFYEAKNAGIKLIIGSELLLLESDTHQHSRTPTSPSLVLLVQNDTGYRNLCILLSRAAKDGFVNGMPHIESRLLEQYHDGLVCLSAYSSGRIGRALLAGAIDEAETFAAYYQEIFGDNFYLELQQHQAPFDEKLNRDTIALAEKLSIELVATNNVHYLERKDAGCYRAMVANRTKEKLSSQNLQALAGSDHYLKSSDEMSRLFSDEHRELSNSLLIAEKCTYTFCQKEPVLPHFPLPEGFHDEFAYLSHLTWEGAKEKYADSEAEGISKEEVKSRIELELGVIEKMGFSSYFLIVSDLIAASRTLGYSVGPGRGSAAGSIVAYLTGITRIDPLRYKLLFERFLNPERSSMPDIDIDFTPVGKQKVLEYTVEKYGTESVAKVIAIGTLGAKAAIRDAGRVLEVPLPLVDKLAKLVPTKPGITLEKALHESNELKQFSESSPEIRELVRYARALEGRARNVSMHAGAVVITSGPLEEQVPLYVSNKIETEVRKFADEIDLDEPAPGSMKGSDGVDEKQLVTQFDKNWIETAGLLKIDYLGLETLAVIDETLRMIKRRYDLDIELEKVPMNDRKTFKIFQEGKMAGIFQFESSGMQSYMTRLQPTQIGDIIAMSALYRPGALNARIDEKRNAVDLFVDRKHGREAIDYMHPMLEEILKETYGVIVYQEQVMQISQVMGGFSLAKADNLRKAMGKKMPEIMEKYKADFVQGAIAQGVHDTLATRVFELMAEFAGYGFNKSHSAAYGVLAYWTGYLKAHYTIEFMTAVLNSEIGDTERMKHLTDEAKSFGISTLPPSINKSDALFSVEDSDDGRSCSIRVGLSAIKQVGGAARAVVTSKLRRKRDFQNLFDLAASVDLRVMNRKALECLILAGAFDEIDQHRARLIANVDKAIKFGQMQNRSVTLGQCGFFTAEEGALLEEEHYPDMDQAEPMAEAEKLLHEKKLVGFYLSHHPLSPYRRDWQAFTTLQLNAKEIIAAKQYKVIGVIVSVKPYQDRKGKQMLFGTIEDFTGKADFTVFASVFEQYGHLIKPEEVLMLIAEGEVSGGMLKLLVREIVPIKKVRNSLVKKIVLKIDADDQLQLERLAGVKKVFEAHKGGTPVEFEVNAQSGDNIEMITVFARNTPVEASESAIEQLEKILGPDNVRISG
- the trxA gene encoding thioredoxin, whose translation is MSGKYLVATDQNFQAEILDSSKVALVDFWAAWCGPCMMLGPVIEELAGDYEGKAVIAKLNVDENPATAAKYGIRSIPSLLIFKNGQVVDQLLGAVPKNQIAKKIDDQLV